The DNA segment ATCTCGACTTCCTTTAGCAGACTTGATGTGCTGGTCGTAGTTAACGTTCTCACTTGCCAAGTTAAATTAAACCAGTGCTGGTCATATTGAATATCCCCCGCACTCAAGTTACCGCCAACATTGGTATTCAAAGCACTATATCCATCAATCGAATCCGTCAAATACCGTATTTCATTCAGCTTATACTCCATTAACGCCCATGCAGCGGTATATTGTGATTGCTGTAATACAATTTTCGCCTGAATTAACTTTAGCGCTGTCATGCCCAATAGAGGCAGTGATAGCATAAATAGACAGATCATCACTTCAAGTAAGCTTGCTCCCTGCTGCGACACGTATCGTTTAAGCCGCATTCAAAATCCGAATAAAGAACTGGGTTGCCAAACCCAATGCTCTAATGTCGTAATAAGCTTGCGCTGCACCACAAGTTGCTCGATATTGTTGTATGGGAGCGCGAGTGACACATTGAAAACACCTTCTCGCTCAACGCATAAATAAAACAGCGCTGACAATCTATATTCGCGCATCATATCATTAGGTATGACTACCTGACGACTATCTAATGTTAAGTTAGTACATGGTGCTACCAAAGCAAATAATTCAGGGGATTCATAGAGCACCATATAAAATAAATCCAACTCATTTACCGCTATAATTCTCGCTTTTAAGTAATTAAGGTGAAACTGATTACGTTGAATGCGCTGTTGCTGAATATGTGCAAACGACAAACTGGCACTGATCATAATAAAGACTAGAATTAGCGTCATCGATAGCAAAGCAAAACCATGGACAGCGAAACATGGCGATTGTTTATCGCACACTATAGAAAAACCCTCGCACTAGTATTTCGAAAAAAGTGAAGTTCAATATCCATTAAGTGACGATGACGTATACTTAACGCGATAGTGACATAACCTTTCATTCTTTGCGGCGACGTATACGACTGCTGCACAACTGTAAATTTCAATAAGGTAATTTCGATACTCGCGGTGTCAGAAATCATCTCCCATCCTAAGCCACCATCACAACCAACCTCACTGCCTTTACGTAACTGTATGCCACCATTATATAACCGAAAGCCAAAATTTTCGCCACTAAAAATACGATCTTCATTACGATCATAACGGTAAGTAATACAATCTTGCCGGGTATTCACATTAAAAATTTTATCGTTGTTATAAATAAAAGGGTTCACTTCTGCTATATTAGTTTTATAACCCGCGCGCGCTAATTCGCGCTGCATAATGATCAGTAAATTTTGCGCTTCCTGCTGCACGAGATAATATTGTTCTGCCCGATTATTTTGCACCTCATGTGTGGCGAATATACTAAAAATTCCAACCGAGATAACACCGACTAAAGCAAGCGAAATCATGGTTTCGATTAGCACAAATCCAGTGCTATAAACACGCAAAGGTAATGATGCTTTAACAGGGCGCATAAATAGCACTCTCTCCTCTATCCATACAAATTCGAATACGCCCCTGAGTACTCACAATTACCTTAGTGGCGAAACCGCCGGATACAAGGTGATAGGTAGTCCCGTTGGTCATGCCAAAT comes from the Moritella yayanosii genome and includes:
- a CDS encoding type IV pilus modification PilV family protein yields the protein MRLKRYVSQQGASLLEVMICLFMLSLPLLGMTALKLIQAKIVLQQSQYTAAWALMEYKLNEIRYLTDSIDGYSALNTNVGGNLSAGDIQYDQHWFNLTWQVRTLTTTSTSSLLKEVEIKIHWQDKTNSPQMISSMTMLNKDVIVR